One genomic region from Anguilla rostrata isolate EN2019 chromosome 2, ASM1855537v3, whole genome shotgun sequence encodes:
- the phf5a gene encoding PHD finger-like domain-containing protein 5A produces the protein MAKHHPDLIFCRKQAGVAIGRLCEKCDGKCVICDSYVRPCTLVRICDECNYGSYQGRCVICGGPGVSDAYYCKECTIQEKDRDGCPKIVNLGSSKTDLFYERKKYGFKKR, from the exons ATGGCCAAACATCATCCCGATTTGATTTTCTGTCGGAAACAAGCCGGCGTCG ccaTCGGAAGattgtgtgaaaaat GTGACGGGAAGTGTGTGATCTGTGATTCCTACGTACGGCCTTGCACCCTGGTGCGCATCTGCGACGAGTGCAACTACGGCTCCTACCAGGGACGCTGCGTCATCTGCGGGGGGCCGGGAGTCTCTGACGCCTACTACTGCAAGGAGTGCACCATCCAAGAGAAAGAT CGAGACGGCTGCCCCAAGATTGTGAACCTGGGAAGTTCTAAGACTGACCTTTTCTACGAGAGGAAGAAGTACGGCTTCAAGAAGAGGTGA